From Cellulomonas oligotrophica, a single genomic window includes:
- a CDS encoding thioredoxin family protein, producing MTGGVLWLLGALAVATVLGLVLRARAGTVRTTDASAADPLTPADLGGHGLGTTATLVQMSAQTCTTCRATARVLGELASRRPGVVHVELDVAEHPALTRRLDVLRTPTVVVLDPAGAVVARAAGGADRAALVALLDGLTDGARADDASACPGGTSAR from the coding sequence GTGACCGGTGGCGTGCTGTGGCTGCTCGGGGCGCTCGCCGTGGCGACCGTCCTCGGGCTGGTCCTGCGCGCCCGCGCCGGCACGGTCCGCACGACCGACGCGTCGGCCGCCGACCCGCTGACGCCCGCCGACCTCGGCGGCCACGGGCTCGGCACCACGGCCACCCTGGTGCAGATGTCCGCGCAGACCTGCACGACCTGCCGCGCGACCGCCCGCGTGCTCGGCGAGCTCGCCTCCCGGCGGCCCGGCGTGGTGCACGTCGAGCTCGACGTCGCCGAGCACCCCGCGCTGACGCGTCGCCTCGACGTGCTCCGCACCCCCACCGTCGTGGTGCTCGACCCGGCCGGTGCCGTGGTCGCCCGCGCCGCCGGCGGCGCCGACCGGGCGGCCCTCGTCGCGCTGCTCGACGGCCTCACCGACGGGGCGCGCGCCGACGACGCGTCCGCGTGTCCGGGCGGGACCTCCGCGCGCTGA
- a CDS encoding DUF4395 domain-containing protein has protein sequence MTATSDRRDLAPTVDPRGQRVVAALNLVLLAAVLLLGDVPAAATAVLAVTAAGFALGTVAGPGRTWQAWLFRTLVRPRIGPPAELEDARPPRFAQLVGLVITGLGVLLGVAGVAAAVPVAAAVALVAAFLNAVFGLCLGCEMYALGVRLRAAR, from the coding sequence ATGACCGCCACGTCCGACCGCCGCGACCTCGCCCCCACCGTCGACCCGCGCGGCCAGCGCGTCGTCGCCGCCCTCAACCTCGTGCTGCTCGCCGCGGTGCTGCTGCTCGGCGATGTCCCCGCCGCAGCCACAGCCGTCCTCGCCGTCACCGCCGCCGGGTTCGCGCTCGGCACCGTCGCGGGCCCGGGCCGGACCTGGCAGGCGTGGCTGTTCCGCACGCTCGTGCGCCCGCGCATCGGCCCGCCCGCCGAGCTCGAGGACGCCCGGCCGCCGCGCTTCGCCCAGCTCGTGGGCCTGGTGATCACGGGGCTCGGCGTGCTGCTGGGTGTCGCGGGTGTCGCGGCGGCCGTGCCGGTGGCGGCGGCGGTCGCGCTCGTCGCGGCGTTCCTCAACGCCGTGTTCGGCCTGTGCCTCGGGTGCGAGATGTACGCGCTCGGCGTGCGGCTGCGCGCGGCCCGCTGA
- a CDS encoding DsrE family protein, producing the protein MTDAAPAPAPSAPALRPLVVKATGGLDRPEAANQAFTVAAAAVAAGARVSLWLTGEASWFAVPGRAAGLALEHATPLPDLLDLLLAEGTVTVCTQCAARRGLAQADLLPGVRIAGAAVFVEETLHPQAQALVY; encoded by the coding sequence GTGACCGACGCCGCTCCCGCCCCCGCCCCGTCCGCCCCGGCCCTGCGCCCCCTGGTGGTCAAGGCCACCGGCGGGCTGGACCGCCCCGAGGCCGCGAACCAGGCCTTCACGGTCGCCGCCGCCGCGGTGGCCGCCGGCGCCCGGGTGAGCCTGTGGCTGACCGGCGAGGCGTCGTGGTTCGCGGTGCCGGGACGGGCCGCCGGGCTGGCGCTCGAGCACGCCACGCCGCTGCCCGACCTGCTGGACCTGCTCCTCGCGGAGGGCACCGTCACCGTGTGCACGCAGTGCGCGGCGCGCCGGGGCCTGGCCCAGGCCGACCTGCTGCCCGGCGTGCGGATCGCCGGCGCCGCCGTGTTCGTCGAGGAGACCCTGCACCCGCAGGCGCAGGCGCTGGTGTACTGA
- a CDS encoding FABP family protein — MPFVLPEGLAPEVYPLAWLVGRWRGEGVVGYPGIEESAFTQELDVTHDGGPYLAYTTTIRLVVAPDDPAALVAEADGTAEPPAEPGPVWSTESGYWRIPPERPEGVAPDKHPVELLVADPSGHVAVYVGQVGNGRADLASDLVAHTATGAAVNAGTRLYGLVEGDLMWAHDLAAFGHPMQSYASARLTRVDAS; from the coding sequence GTGCCGTTCGTGCTGCCCGAAGGTCTGGCGCCCGAGGTCTACCCGCTGGCCTGGCTCGTCGGCCGGTGGCGCGGCGAGGGAGTCGTCGGGTACCCCGGCATCGAGGAGAGCGCCTTCACCCAGGAGCTCGACGTCACCCACGACGGCGGCCCCTACCTCGCCTACACCACCACGATCCGCCTCGTCGTCGCCCCCGACGACCCCGCGGCCCTCGTCGCGGAGGCCGACGGGACGGCGGAGCCGCCCGCCGAGCCCGGGCCGGTGTGGTCCACGGAGTCCGGGTACTGGCGCATCCCGCCGGAGCGCCCCGAGGGCGTCGCGCCCGACAAGCACCCCGTCGAGCTCCTGGTCGCCGACCCGTCGGGCCACGTCGCCGTCTACGTCGGCCAGGTCGGCAACGGTCGGGCCGACCTCGCGTCCGACCTCGTCGCGCACACCGCCACCGGGGCGGCCGTGAACGCCGGGACCCGGCTGTACGGGCTCGTCGAGGGCGACCTCATGTGGGCCCACGACCTCGCCGCGTTCGGCCACCCCATGCAGTCGTACGCGTCCGCCCGCC